Genomic DNA from Bosea sp. (in: a-proteobacteria):
ATTCCGAAAGCGAGCGCGCGGTTCAGATGGCGCTCGACGAGCTGATGCGCTCGCGGACCACCCTTGTCGTCGCCCACAGGCTCGCCACCGTGCTCAAGGCGGACCGGATCATCGTCATCGATCAGGGCCGCATCGTCGAGGAAGGCAGCCATGAGCGGCTGATGGCGCGCGGCGGCCTTTATGCGCGGCTTGCCGAACTCCAGTTCGGCGGGCTGGAATAGACGCCCCTGTTTCATGCTAAGGCATGGCCATGCTGCGTCCCTTCCGCCTGCTGGCCAAGGCCTTCGACCGTTTCATCGCCCATGATGGCTGGGCCATCGCCAGCCACATCGCCCTTTCGGTGCTGATGTCGCTGTTCCCCTTCCTCATCCTGGTGACGGCGCTGGCCGGCCTGTTCGGCTCGGAGAACCTCGCCAACGAGGCGGCGAACCTGATCCTCGAGGCCTGGCCGCGCGAGGTGGCCGTGCCGATCGCCGGCGAGATCCGCAACGTGCTCACGGCCGTGCGCGGCGATGCGCTGCTCATCGGCGCGGTGCTGTCGCTCTATTTCGCCTCCTCGGGCGTGGAGGCGCTCCGCGTCGGGCTCAACCGAGCCTACGAGGCCTACGAGTGGCGCGCCTGGTGGCTGACGCGGATCGAGTCGATCGGCTACGTCATCGCGGCGGCGCTGTGCATGATCGCCTTCGCCTTCCTCATCGTGCTCTTCCCGCTCGGCTGGCGCGGCTTGCTTCGCTGGGCTCCTGCGCTTGCGCCGCTGAGCGGCGTCGTGGGTTTCAGCCGGATCGCGCTGGCCTCTCTGATCATCATGTCGGCGCTGGCCATCGCCCATCGCCTGCTTCCTGCCGGGCGCATGAGCTGGCCGGCGCTCTGGCCGGGAATCTCCTTCACGCTGGCCTTCTGGCTTTTCGGCGGCCTTATCTTCGGCGCCTATCTCGATTCCTTCGCCGGCGCCTATGTCACCACCTATGCCGGCCTCGCCACGGCGATGATCGCGCTGGTCTTCCTTTACGTGCTGTCGGCGATATTCCTGCTCGGCGCGGAGCTCAACGGCGCCATCGAGGACGAGATGAAGCCAAGGCCGCCCTTGCGCGAGTCGCTCTCGACCTTCTGATCGGGCATGTCGCCGACCTGCACCGCGGGGCACGCACCCAGCCGCCGGCGCGCCCGTTCATCTTTTATCATCCTTCGCGTGGCATGTTCGTCCCAGTCGCCTGTCCGGAGAACCGATGATCCATCAGCTTCAACACGCCCTGGGTTGGCGCCTTCTCTCGACCGGCGACATCGTCTTCATCCTGGGCATGGCAGGGGCGGTCTTCCTCATCCTGGCCTGGCTCGCCGACATCCTGATGGGAAGGCTGAGCTTCGGCCTCATCGTCAACACACTGTTGATGATGGTAGGGGCCTTCCTCGGCCTTGCCGTAATGGTCTGGCTCGGTTTCCCGCCGACGCGGCGTGACTTTCTTCCCACGGTCTTCGTATGCGGCACCTCCGGGGTGCTGATGCTGATGCTGTTTGCGGCCTTCAGACGCGCGGCATGACGCCTCAGCCTTCGCGATCCGGCTCCGAGCCCAGCGGATGCAGGTCTCGCACCATCGCCTTCAGCCGCTCGTCGAGCACGTGTGTGTAGATCTGCGTCGTGGCGATGTCCGCATGGCCGAGCAGTTCCTGCACGATGCGCAGATCCGCGCCATTCTGCAGCAGATGGCTGGCGAAGGCGTGGCGCAGCACATGCGGGCTCACCAGATCGGACCGCAGGCCGGCGGCGGCCGCCGCAGCCTTGAGCTCGCGCGCGAAGGCCTGCCGGGTCAGGTGGCCGCTCTCGCTGTCGGCCGGAAACAGATGCGGCGATGCGGCGGCGGCGCTCCTTGCCCTGTGCTCCAGATGCAGCCGAGCCGCATCCTTCGCCCTGGCCGTCAGCGGCACGAGGCGCTCCCTGGCCCCCTTGCCCCTGACAATCAGGAAATCCTCGCGCGTCTTGGCCGCCATCACCGGCAGGCTGATCAGCTCCGACACGCGCAGCCCCGTGGCGTAAAGCAGCTCCAGCAGGCAGCTCATCCGGGCCGCGCGCGCCTTCTCCCCGAAGCCGGCCTCGGGTCTGTCGAGCGGCTCGCGCACCAGGCCCAGCAGCCGGTCGACCTCCGCGACGCCGAGTGTCTTCGGCAAGGGCCGCAGCCGACGCGGGCCTGCCACCGCCGCAGTCGGATCATCGGAGCGATGGCCCTCGGCATAGAGGAACCGGTTGAACTGGCGCACGGCCGACAGCCGGCGCGCCGCCGATGACGCCTTCAGCCCGCGCGCGCCCAGCGCGGCCATGAAGTCGCGCACGGCCCCGGCATCGGCCCCCAGGAGCCCGCCGCAGCTGCGCACGAAGGCCGCGTAGTCGGCCAGATCCGCTTCATAGGCCGCCAGCGTCGCGCGGGCGGCGCCCCGCTCGGCCGCCATCATGTCGAGGAACTGGCCGATGGCAGCCCTGTCGCGGCCGCTCATTTCACGAAACGCGAGGGCGGGATCGTCACCGTCATCTCGCGCCCCTCGGGCTGCACCAGCGTGGCGAGCGCCACCATCGCGCCAAGGCCCAGCGCGCCGATCACGGCCAGCAACCCCAGGAATCGGAACAGCGTGGGCACCTGTGCTGGCCTCGCAACATGCTTGCCATCGCTAGATGACGTTTGGCGAGCCCGGACGCAAGCCCGTTGCACGCGCGGGGCGCCGGGACAGAACCGCGGCCCACGCCTCTTCACGATCGCACGACGACGCCATGATGACTTGCGCGCGGTCGCCATGCTAGAGCGCACGCATGGGCGAGGATCTGGCCGGAGCGGCCGCACAAGCGGCGCAGGACGTGGACAACCGGTCGCTGCGCGGGCGTCTCGGGGCGCGTTCGATCGTGCTTGTGGGCATGATGGGCTCGGGCAAGAGCACCATCGGCATGCGTCTCGCCTCCCGCTGCGGCCTGCGCTTCGTCGACGCCGACAGCGAGATCGAGCGGGCGGCCGGCATGTCCATCCCCGACATCTTCGCGGCGCGCGGCGAGGCCGAGTTCCGCGCCGGCGAACGCCGCGTCATCGCCCGCGTGCTCGGCCACGGGCCGCAGGTGCTGGCCACGGGCGGCGGCGCCTTCATGGCTGCCGAAACACGCGAGCGCATCGCCGAGCGCGGCATCTCGATCTGGCTCCGCGCCGACCCAGAAACCCTGCTCAGGCGCGTGCGCAAGCGCTCGAACCGCCCCCTCCTGCAAACCGCAGACCCCGAGGCGACGCTGCGCGCCCTCCTCGCCGAGCGCGAGCCGATCTATGCCCTCGCCGACATCGCCGTGCACTCGCGCGAGGAGCCGCACGAGCTCGTCGTCGAGGCCGTGATCGAAGCGCTCGACGCCTACCTCACGGGTCGCCCATGACGATGACCGCACCGCGCGCGCCGGGCGCCTTCAGCATCGTGCCCGTGCCGCTGCCGGGCCGGGCCTATGACATCGTGATCGGCCGCGGCGCTCTGGGCGAGGCGGGCAAGCGCATCGCCGCGCTCGGTGCGGTCCGCACCGTCGGAATCGTCACCGATGCCCATGTCGGACCCCTCCATGCCGACCGGCTCGAGCAGTCGCTGGCCAGCTCCGGCCTCAGGTCAAGCCGCATCACCATCCCTGCCGGGGAGACCTCGAAGTCATGGGAGCAGTTCGCTGCGGTCGGCGACCGGCTGCTGGAAGCCCGCATCGAACGCCGGGACGTGGTGCTCGCGCTTGGCGGCGGCGTCGTCGGCGATCTGGCCGGCTTCGCGGCCGCTGCGCTGCGCCGGGGTGTGCGCTTCGTGCAGGCTCCCACCAGCCTGCTGGCTCAGGTCGATTCCTCGGTCGGCGGCAAGACCGGGATCAACTCCGTCCATGGCAAGAACCTGATCGGCGCCTTCCACCAGCCCGCGCTGGTGCTGGCGGACACCGGCCTCATCGACACCCTGCCGGAGCGCGAGCGCAAGGCGGGATACGCCGAGATCGTGAAATACGGGCTCATCAACGACCGCCCCTTCTTCGAATGGTGCGAGCGCCATGGCCCCTCGGTGCTGAAGGGCGCGCCCGCGCTGGACGAGGCCGTGGCGGTGAGCTGCGCGGCCAAGGCGGGCATCGTGGTGCGCGACGAGCGCGAGGATGGCGAGCGGGCGCTGCTCAACCTCGGCCATACCTTCGCCCACGCCATCGAGCGCATCGTCGCCTATGACAATGCCCGCATCGTGCATGGCGAGGCCGTTTCCATCGGCCTCGCGCTCGCCTTCCGCTTCTCGGCCCGGCTTGGCCTGTGCTCCGGGCAGGATGCGGCGCGCGTCGAACGCCATCTGGCGTCGCTGGGCATGCCGGTCAGGCTCGATCAGGTGCCCGGCGGGGTGGGCTCGCCCGAGGCCATGCTGGAA
This window encodes:
- a CDS encoding site-specific tyrosine recombinase XerD, with product MSGRDRAAIGQFLDMMAAERGAARATLAAYEADLADYAAFVRSCGGLLGADAGAVRDFMAALGARGLKASSAARRLSAVRQFNRFLYAEGHRSDDPTAAVAGPRRLRPLPKTLGVAEVDRLLGLVREPLDRPEAGFGEKARAARMSCLLELLYATGLRVSELISLPVMAAKTREDFLIVRGKGARERLVPLTARAKDAARLHLEHRARSAAAASPHLFPADSESGHLTRQAFARELKAAAAAAGLRSDLVSPHVLRHAFASHLLQNGADLRIVQELLGHADIATTQIYTHVLDERLKAMVRDLHPLGSEPDREG
- a CDS encoding shikimate kinase translates to MGEDLAGAAAQAAQDVDNRSLRGRLGARSIVLVGMMGSGKSTIGMRLASRCGLRFVDADSEIERAAGMSIPDIFAARGEAEFRAGERRVIARVLGHGPQVLATGGGAFMAAETRERIAERGISIWLRADPETLLRRVRKRSNRPLLQTADPEATLRALLAEREPIYALADIAVHSREEPHELVVEAVIEALDAYLTGRP
- a CDS encoding 3-dehydroquinate synthase — protein: MTAPRAPGAFSIVPVPLPGRAYDIVIGRGALGEAGKRIAALGAVRTVGIVTDAHVGPLHADRLEQSLASSGLRSSRITIPAGETSKSWEQFAAVGDRLLEARIERRDVVLALGGGVVGDLAGFAAAALRRGVRFVQAPTSLLAQVDSSVGGKTGINSVHGKNLIGAFHQPALVLADTGLIDTLPERERKAGYAEIVKYGLINDRPFFEWCERHGPSVLKGAPALDEAVAVSCAAKAGIVVRDEREDGERALLNLGHTFAHAIERIVAYDNARIVHGEAVSIGLALAFRFSARLGLCSGQDAARVERHLASLGMPVRLDQVPGGVGSPEAMLEAMAQDKKVSAGRLTFILARGIGESFIAPDVAQSDVLGFLAAEMSRPA
- a CDS encoding YihY/virulence factor BrkB family protein is translated as MAMLRPFRLLAKAFDRFIAHDGWAIASHIALSVLMSLFPFLILVTALAGLFGSENLANEAANLILEAWPREVAVPIAGEIRNVLTAVRGDALLIGAVLSLYFASSGVEALRVGLNRAYEAYEWRAWWLTRIESIGYVIAAALCMIAFAFLIVLFPLGWRGLLRWAPALAPLSGVVGFSRIALASLIIMSALAIAHRLLPAGRMSWPALWPGISFTLAFWLFGGLIFGAYLDSFAGAYVTTYAGLATAMIALVFLYVLSAIFLLGAELNGAIEDEMKPRPPLRESLSTF
- a CDS encoding histidine kinase, encoding MPTLFRFLGLLAVIGALGLGAMVALATLVQPEGREMTVTIPPSRFVK